Part of the Oncorhynchus mykiss isolate Arlee chromosome 23, USDA_OmykA_1.1, whole genome shotgun sequence genome is shown below.
cgcctcttcactgttgacgttgagactggtgttttgtgggtactatttaatgaagctgccagttgaggacttgtgaggcttctgtttctcaaactagtcactctaatgcacttgtcctcttgctcacattgtgcaccggggcctcccactcttctttctattctggttagagccaatttgcgctgttctgtgaagggggtagtacacagcgttgtacaagatcttcagttttcaggacaacagttttcagctgtgctaacataatcgcaaaaggGTTTTcagatgatcaattagccttttaaaattataaacttggattagctaacacaacgtgccattggaacacaggagtgatggttgctgataatgggcctctgtacacatatgtagacattccattttaaaaaatctgccgtttccagatacaatagtcacttacaacattaaaaatgtctacactgtatttctgatcaatttgatgttattttaatgtacaaaaaaagttgcttttctttcaaaaacaaggacatttctaagtgaccccaaacttttgaacagtagtgtacatggACAGGCTTTAGGGATTGCGGATGTTGAAGAACCCCACACTGGTTGGAGACTCCTTCACTGTTACTGTGACAAAGTTGGCGGTGACGTCCGTGACAAACACGTGTTCTAGAAGGCTAAGTGCCGGCCGCCAGTCCGTCTCAATTTCTGTCTCCATAGAGACCAGGCGGGGCCCGTTGTTGTTGGGATAAGGGGAGGAGTCGGGCTCTTCTGATTCACTGCTGCTGGTGTCTTCTGAGTCACCTGTGCTGAGCTCGTTAAGGGTCCGAGAGTTCTCGACGCTCCGGGAGTTCCGCTCGTTAAGGCTCTGTTCtgacctcctgtcctcctctctcgcCGCGCTTGATCCACCTCCCCCGGCCGACGACACACctccctgtacactcccccctctctccagtctTCCATTACCACTCCCTACACCCCTTGGCCTcttgctgtccatctctctctcagtctctgccCCTGtggtcttccctctctcccccctctcctctccggcTTGTGGAATGCTTCCAGAGCGCAGCATCCCTGCCCCTAACCCTCCAGACGCCAGGCTCTGGTCTAGCCCAGACGATGTGTGCATCTCTTTAATGATTCCTCCTGCTCCTTTTCCTGCCTGGCAGGCACCACTTCTCAGGCTCGACCTTGAAACTGCAACTCCAGTGGTGCCAGAGGTTCCGTATCCCTGGAGACCATTGCCGGGCGCCCGTTTGTTGACGCTCTGCAGGTTGAGAGCTCGGAGGCTGAGGGCCTGACTGATACGATCTCTAGccgagggaggtggagaggaggagggcttgGCTCCCTGCTGCTGAACCACCACCACCGCCTGACTTCCAGGGCCCTCCTGCTGCCTCCTCTGCCCAGCTGGGGAGCGTTGAGCTGGGCTACAAGCCGCCGGAGAGCCACCGAACCCACTGGAGGTCTTGGAGCTGTGGAGAACAAGTGATGTTGATGTAGACACCCCTGGTTTTACAGAGGACGCCACCTTAAGCCCTTCTGCTCGGCCACTGCTGTTGCCGGCGtcggagacagagagggagtgctTCAGATCTGACAATCCCTTACTGTGAGGTGGGGGAGGTCTgctgagagaagaagaggaggatggagaggagggggtgatggTCGACATGGAGCGACCCGACCATATGGAGTTCAGTAGCCCAGGTTTGGAGGCCCCTGCCTGGAAGAAGGCCCCTCCAGCAGCCCGCTGGGGTGCCGTCTCATCTCTGGAGCTCCGGCTGGCGCTCAGGCTGGTGTAGGTGAAACTGGCCGGCTGTAGAGGCTTCTTCACCCCCCCTCGAGGTTCCTCTTTGGGGGGCTCACGGGGGGGCCTGAGGACCTGGTGGTGgcgagaaagaggagggggaggcaggggcagCCGGGTATTTGCCTGTCTCAAAGCCCTCAGCTCGGGGAGCAGCGGTTTCCTCCCGCGCTTTTTCCGGACAGGCTCCTGATTGGCCACCACGATATGGGGCCTCGTCTGGAGGACAGGGTGGAGGTTGAGGCGCCGAGGACCTGGTTTGGCCTTCTTCCCGTGGTCTTCATCTTCTGAGGAAGAggcggagggagaggaggacaggccgGATGAAGAGGCTGAGGAGGACTGGTCGGATTTGGTTTCAGTTGGCTCTGGTTCCTAAAGAAATTAGACAGAATGGTTTGTAATGTAACCATGCATTATGTGACATCAGATTGTATCTTCATCATCCAAACAAACAAATGGATTCATGTTACTATTGTTGTTTGGAAATGTAATGAACGCAATCATTGGGAAGAGATTATAATCAAGATGACAAAAGTAAGTCAATTTACTGCATTTGTTGTCACGACTACATCTTATACGATTGAATAGCAGAAACAGTGTGTTGATTACCAGAATTTTCCGTGGGCGCCCCCTTGGCCTCTTCCCTCTCTTACCGAACAGTagctccctctcttgctctctgtagaaagtacacacacacatggcatcAGAAACAGTTACTACCAATGTTCTGCTACTTTAAAAATACATCCTTCCTTACTTGGAGTCACTACTAATATAATAACTAAATAACCAGAAGCAAGGGTTGTATTTCAATTATTTCACCAATTTGGTTATGTCAGATATAAATGATAGCTTCAAGGATGGGAGGAAGGAAACAAAGGATGCATTTGATCTGGGCAACTCTAATACACCATGGACAGTGCTCTACAATAAGTATGAATGAATATGTTCTGGTCAAACATCAACCAGTATGATATTAATAACACACCTCTTGTGGAAGGCAGCCATTAATCTGGGGTCCAGAATATTCTCTTCGGGCTCCCAACTGTTGTGCCTGTAAAGAAAACCCCATATTAGAAAACCGTTTATTACAGAACAGTAGCTAGAGAGACATTGCTATTATAAATGTCACACCCATAAATCTCTGCCCATTTGTTTCTAGTCTGCTATCTCCTTTATCAGATGTAATGTCACACATAGCAACATCCTATCAAAAACAAACATAGGCCTAATTGACGTTATAtctaaataaaatattaagaacatTGTCTGAATAATGAAAATCTTGAGAGGGTAGCTGTTCAGGGCTAGCCTAAATGTAAATGGATAAAACTTGAGCGTTTGCTCAACTATTTACATTCAGCCACATTATTGGTAAACGATCACGACGCAAGCACGGTGCATGAAAATAGTGGGCGTCACATATTCCGGTGCTCGAGTTCGCTACCGTAGTAGGAGGATGCCTGCTCACGTTACTAGATACCGGTTTGGCATCGTATCATCAGCTG
Proteins encoded:
- the LOC110502771 gene encoding chromobox protein homolog 2-like — protein: MEGVTVGQVFDAECILNKRPRKGKFEYLVKWRGWSSKHNSWEPEENILDPRLMAAFHKREQERELLFGKRGKRPRGRPRKILEPEPTETKSDQSSSASSSGLSSSPSASSSEDEDHGKKAKPGPRRLNLHPVLQTRPHIVVANQEPVRKKRGRKPLLPELRALRQANTRLPLPPPPLSRHHQVLRPPREPPKEEPRGGVKKPLQPASFTYTSLSASRSSRDETAPQRAAGGAFFQAGASKPGLLNSIWSGRSMSTITPSSPSSSSSLSRPPPPHSKGLSDLKHSLSVSDAGNSSGRAEGLKVASSVKPGVSTSTSLVLHSSKTSSGFGGSPAACSPAQRSPAGQRRQQEGPGSQAVVVVQQQGAKPSSSPPPSARDRISQALSLRALNLQSVNKRAPGNGLQGYGTSGTTGVAVSRSSLRSGACQAGKGAGGIIKEMHTSSGLDQSLASGGLGAGMLRSGSIPQAGEERGERGKTTGAETEREMDSKRPRGVGSGNGRLERGGSVQGGVSSAGGGGSSAAREEDRRSEQSLNERNSRSVENSRTLNELSTGDSEDTSSSESEEPDSSPYPNNNGPRLVSMETEIETDWRPALSLLEHVFVTDVTANFVTVTVKESPTSVGFFNIRNP